The Thermoanaerobaculia bacterium genome contains the following window.
TATCGGCTTGCCGCCGAGACGGCGGCGCCCAAACCGATCGCCGCCGGCCGCCGTACAAAGGTACGGAACGCCGTGTGCATAAGGGTGGGAGCGGTGCGATGGAAGACGGGGACGAGAAGGAGCAGACCGGCGACGTCAAACCCTTCCGGTCCCGGTGGGTCCCGGTGGCGATCACGGTCCTGGCGGTCGCCTCCGTAGCCGCCGAGATCTGGGGGGTCGTTCGCGGTCTGTCGCTGATCATCGCCCGCTGAGGGCGCCGATCCGCCGCGGAGCCTTCTCCCCTTCCGAACCGCCGATCTCTCACGGAGTGAGGATCGAGTTCCCCCCGCGCTCCCGGGTGAAGGCGGGCCGCCGGATCGCCCGGGCGCGCTATTCTTCGAAACGCCATGTCCCGCGAGCCGGATTCGATCGGCATCCTCCTCTCCCTCTACGACCGGGCCTACGACCGGCGGTCATGGCACGGCCCGAACCTGCGCGGCTCGCTGAGAGGGCTTTCCGCGCGCGAGGCCGCGTGGCGGCCGGGACCGGAGCGGCACAACGTCTGGGAGATCGCGGTCCATGCCGCGTACTGGAAATACGTCGTGCTCCGCGCGTTGACGGGGGGAAAACGCGGCGCGTTCGGCCGCAAGGGATCGAACTGGTTCCGGCTGCCCTCGGATTCCTCGGAGGGAGCCTGGAAGGCGGACCTCGCGCTC
Protein-coding sequences here:
- a CDS encoding DinB family protein, which translates into the protein MSREPDSIGILLSLYDRAYDRRSWHGPNLRGSLRGLSAREAAWRPGPERHNVWEIAVHAAYWKYVVLRALTGGKRGAFGRKGSNWFRLPSDSSEGAWKADLALLDATHRALREAIRKVDPGTLDRPLPGKKTTRGELISGAAAHDLYHAGQIQLIKRMAPREHGAGRRR